One window of the Zygotorulaspora mrakii chromosome 6, complete sequence genome contains the following:
- the TOM5 gene encoding Tom5p (similar to Saccharomyces cerevisiae TOM5 (YPR133W- A); ancestral locus Anc_3.469), with protein MFGLPQQEASEEEKKLHQQATNQTLINAAYLSALLWVSPIVWHFVKKQWK; from the coding sequence ATGTTTGGATTACCACAACAAGAAGCTTCggaagaagagaaaaaactTCATCAACAGGCTACCAATCAAACTTTGATTAATGCTGCCTACCTGAGTGCACTCCTATGGGTGTCTCCAATTGTCTGGCATTTTGTAAAGaaacaatggaaatga
- the YLH47 gene encoding Ylh47p (similar to Saccharomyces cerevisiae YLH47 (YPR125W); ancestral locus Anc_3.461) gives MLKPTVKMLIQGNKYRVAATNNALMPTSSITRSLKAANITRHTSYRFNSSPSEKPSANKMVNVAPPKPSLWTRVKKEARHYVDGTKLLGLEMKISFRLLSKMSAGYELTRREMLQLKRTTQDIIRLVPFAAFVLVPFAELLLPVALKLFPNLLPSTYESSKDKESKLASLRKSRKLMAEIIKDNTSHFKPVNISDEQKAVFNKFYEHVRKTGEPESRQQLIQVARLFTDDTVLDNVTRSYLVAIAKYINLQPFGTDVMLRYRIRYKMLELKKDDLSIYYEGIDQLSPAELFTACSSRGIRCLNVDDSVLRDNLRLWLNMRLKDKISSTLLIMATAYNYGEITSRKSLYDALCDVLSGIPDELYHEVKVNIVKEDHVSAKQRLVQLKEQEEIMKEEEQQEKNSLVRVKDQLSLDDIDNQSTLPRHTPPLSFTGKMSPVAKTQEQVPQQSIAQPSADASQNSTKSSD, from the coding sequence ATGTTAAAACCTACAGTTAAGATGCTCATTCAGGGCAATAAGTATCGTGTCGCAGCTACCAATAACGCACTTATGCCTACTTCATCCATTACTAGGTCTCTGAAGGCTGCTAATATTACAAGGCATACTAGTTACCGATTCAATTCAAGCCCATCAGAGAAACCTTCGGCGAATAAGATGGTAAATGTGGCACCACCAAAGCCCTCTCTGTGGACAAGAGTCAAAAAGGAAGCAAGACATTATGTGGATGGCACAAAATTGCTGGGTCTAGAAATGAAGATATCTTTCAGATTACTCTCGAAAATGTCTGCCGGTTATGAATTGACACGTAGAGAAATGCTGCAATTGAAGAGAACGACCCAGGATATCATCAGACTGGTACCGTTTGCGGCGTTTGTCCTAGTGCCATTTGCTGAATTGTTATTGCCTGTTGCATTGAAACTGTTTCCAAATTTATTACCTTCAACATATGAATCCAGCAAAGATAAAGAGTCCAAACTGGCTAGTTTGAGGAAAAGCAGAAAGTTAATGGCCGAAATCATCAAGGACAACACATCACATTTCAAACCGGTCAACATTTCAGATGAACAAAAGGCTGTGTTCAACAAATTCTACGAGCATGTGCGCAAAACCGGTGAGCCAGAATCAAGACAGCAGCTGATTCAAGTTGCAAGGTTGTTTACAGATGACACCGTTCTGGACAATGTTACGCGGTCATACTTGGTGGCCATCGCGAAATACATAAATTTGCAACCCTTCGGCACCGACGTTATGCTCCGTTATCGTATCAGGTACAAGATGCTTGAGTTGAAGAAGGACGATCTCTCGATCTACTATGAAGGGATTGATCAACTCAGCCCAGCAGAGCTCTTCACCGCCTGTTCTTCCAGAGGTATCAGGTGTCTAAACGTCGACGACTCTGTCCTGAGAGATAACTTGCGCCTGTGGCTGAACATGAGACTGAAGGATAAGATTTCCTCCACCCTATTGATAATGGCTACCGCGTACAACTACGGTGAAATTACCTCCAGGAAATCTCTCTACGACGCTCTATGTGACGTGCTGAGCGGCATACCAGACGAGTTGTATCATGAAGTCAAGGTGAACATTGTGAAAGAAGACCATGTATCCGCCAAACAGAGGTTGGTCCAATTGAAAGAGCAAGAGGAAATCATGAAGGAGGAGGAACAGCAGGAGAAGAACTCGCTTGTCCGTGTGAAGGATCAACTGAGCCTAGATGACATAGATAACCAATCAACACTGCCTCGTCATACGCCACCGCTGTCTTTTACTGGTAAGATGTCGCCTGTGGCAAAAACGCAAGAGCAAGTGCCTCAGCAGTCCATAGCCCAGCCATCGGCTGACGCCTCTCAAAATTCTACCAAGAGTAGCGATTGA
- the RPS23B gene encoding 40S ribosomal protein uS12 (similar to Saccharomyces cerevisiae RPS23A (YGR118W) and RPS23B (YPR132W); ancestral locus Anc_3.467): MGKGKPRGLNSARKLRVHRRNNRWAENNYKKRLLGTAFKSSPFGGSSHAKGIVLEKLGIESKQPNSAIRKCVRVQLIKNGKKVTAFVPNDGCLNFVDENDEVLLAGFGRKGKAKGDIPGVRFKVVKVSGVSLLALWKEKKEKPRS; encoded by the exons ATGGGTAAGGGTAAGCCAAGAGGTTTGAACTCCGCTAGAAAGTTGCGTGTCCACAGAAGAAACAA CCGTTGGGCCGAAAACAACTATAAGAAGAGATTATTGGGTACTGCTTTCAAGTCCTCTCCATTTGGTGGTTCTTCTCACGCTAAAGGTATcgttttggaaaaattaGGTATCGAATCCAAACAACCAAACTCTGCTATCAGAAAGTGTGTGAGAGTTCAATTGATCAAGAACGGTAAGAAGGTTACTGCTTTCGTTCCTAACGATGGTTGTTTAAActttgttgatgaaaatgacgAAGTCTTGTTGGCTGGTTTCGGTAGAAAAGGTAAGGCTAAGGGTGATATTCCAGGTGTCAGATTCAAGGTCGTTAAAGTGTCTGGTGTTTCCTTGCTAGCTTTGTggaaggaaaagaaggagaagCCAAGATCATAA
- the ANT1 gene encoding Ant1p (similar to Saccharomyces cerevisiae ANT1 (YPR128C); ancestral locus Anc_3.463): MASFEAALTGAVASSLANIAVYPLDLSKTLLQTQVDQKGYEEQKSEESTRDRKYNSALDCIYRIFKARGFKGLYQGMTTSVLASFIQSFCYFFWYTLIRKYYSSIKNKGARGRYAGFSTFEELLLGVVAAATSQLLTNPVSVISTRQQTMSSKSSEDAKVGHIVKQIVKEQNGSITGLWKGLKVSLVLTINPSITYASYQKLKSAFFSADDSSRGNTQLSAGQNFMLGVLSKMISTIITQPLIVSKASLQRRGSKFTSFQQVLVFLYQTEGVLGLWKGIRPQLAKGVLVQGLLFMFKGELSKFIHKLLLVYVRKFAKPTIRNGKQFL; this comes from the coding sequence ATGGCGTCTTTTGAGGCTGCACTGACTGGTGCGGTTGCTTCATCTTTAGCCAATATCGCTGTATACCCATTGGATTTATCGAAGACACTGTTGCAGACACAAGTGGATCAAAAGGGCTATGAAGAGCAAAAATCCGAAGAATCTACTCGAGATAGAAAGTACAATAGCGCGTTGGATTGTATCTATCGCATTTTCAAAGCGAGGGGGTTCAAGGGTTTGTACCAAGGTATGACGACATCAGTGCTGGCTAGTTTTATTCAAAGCTTctgctattttttttggtatACTCTCATCCGAAAATACTACTCTTCAATAAAGAACAAGGGTGCTCGGGGAAGATATGCTGGGTTCAGTACCTTCGAAGAATTGCTTTTGGGTGTGGTCGCAGCTGCGACATCCCAGTTGCTCACGAATCCCGTTTCGGTTATATCTACAAGACAGCAGACAATGAGCTCGAAGTCTTCCGAGGATGCTAAAGTAGGGCATATTGTGAAACAAATTGTAAAAGAGCAGAACGGCAGTATCACGGGACTTTGGAAGGGACTTAAAGTGTCATTGGTATTAACTATTAACCCATCCATAACATATGCGTCCTATCAGAAGTTGAAGAgtgctttcttttcagctgACGATTCTTCCCGAGGTAACACGCAATTGAGTGCTGGACAAAACTTCATGCTTGGAGTACtgtcaaaaatgatatcaaCCATTATCACGCAGCCCTTGATTGTATCAAAAGCATCTTTGCAGAGAAGGGGGAGTAAATTTACCAGTTTCCAACAAGTGCTGGTTTTCTTGTATCAAACTGAAGGCGTTTTAGGTTTGTGGAAAGGTATCAGACCACAGCTTGCAAAGGGTGTTTTGGTGCAAGGTCTCCTGTTTATGTTTAAGGGGGAACTTAGCAAATTCATTCATAAGCTTTTGCTAGTCTATGTCAGAAAATTTGCAAAGCCTACTATTAGAAATGGCAAGCAGTTTTTGTGA
- a CDS encoding uncharacterized protein (similar to Saccharomyces cerevisiae YGR117C; ancestral locus Anc_3.466): MNQEQAETVKDCCKIIVANYLKKNGFSHTLNAFLRESGQTSKVLMDSDNGSIFEALETLVGERIEFGQEVVAQEMQKLTVNDRLVAIDTRKHFVPSWNHLLKFSAVPLAVDKDALPGGLPLSVSWCDPDDSLIISTSIKEVCIYKEGRLYSDLSELGKKNGIIRQCGSIGHTGAYYLCCLDGTLLVVNEGTSDYKFKLHQRIISHISFVPQVEGSWVIVSCGLDNYLKLHKLDLATGDFEELWKVKLLSPCTSLQIARKANGCGSSDEIMIFLTRQDYTHVMCYTVARDRLLLTYKIALNNSQFNAFSFNVRDMVILGDKCIDGIPQLSSRSTLAVATSHIPYMRLLLVEIPTWESAATAETTEKTFYDKMLRNMATEVSQDSYSQPILRTLGNGNGGILVGGNQGLYAIDILRSDSWLITDIPEVFRSERIKCMETNKSGNKLAIFFSNRSSCIFKVAEMVT; this comes from the coding sequence ATGAATCAAGAACAAGCTGAGACTGTAAAGGACTGCTGCAAGATTATAGTAGCCAactatctgaaaaaaaacggATTCTCTCATACGTTGAATGCGTTTTTGAGGGAGTCTGGTCAGACATCCAAGGTCCTGATGGATAGTGACAATGGTAGCATTTTTGAGGCATTGGAGACCCTGGTGGGCGAAAGGATCGAATTCGGGCAAGAGGTTGTTGCACAGGAAATGCAAAAATTGACTGTTAACGACAGGCTGGTGGCCATTGACACCCGGAAGCATTTCGTTCCGTCGTGGAACCATCTTCTGAAATTCAGCGCGGTCCCGTTGGCAGTGGACAAAGATGCTTTGCCGGGCGGACTACCGCTCAGTGTCTCCTGGTGCGACCCAGACGACTCATTGATAATCTCTACCTCCATTAAGGAAGTGTGCATTTACAAGGAAGGCCGGCTGTACAGCGATTTGAGCGAATTAGGCAAGAAAAACGGGATTATCAGACAGTGTGGATCCATTGGGCACACAGGAGCTTATTACCTTTGCTGTCTGGATGGAACCTTATTGGTGGTGAACGAGGGTACTTCGGATTATAAATTCAAGCTGCATCAAAGGATTATCAGTCATATTAGCTTCGTACCGCAGGTGGAGGGCTCCTGGGTGATCGTTTCCTGTGGTCTGGATAACTATTTGAAGCTGCATAAACTAGATCTGGCAACCggagattttgaagaattgtgGAAAGTGAAATTACTCTCGCCATGCACATCATTACAGATAGCGCGCAAAGCCAATGGCTGCGGGAGTTCAGATGAGATAATGATTTTTCTCACGAGGCAAGACTATACTCATGTTATGTGCTATACAGTGGCGCGCGATAGATTACTTCTAACTTACAAAATCGCTTTGAATAACTCACAATTTAATGCTTTCTCCTTCAACGTGAGAGATATGGTTATCTTGGGTGACAAATGTATTGATGGGATACCACAACTGTCTTCAAGAAGTACTCTAGCTGTAGCGACTTCGCATATACCTTATATGAGGTTATTACTTGTAGAAATCCCGACCTGGGAGAGTGCAGCAACTGCAGAAACCACAGAAAAAACGTTTTATGATAAAATGTTGCGTAACATGGCTACAGAAGTCTCGCAAGATTCTTATTCGCAACCAATTTTGAGGACGCTTGGTAACGGTAATGGCGGCATACTTGTTGGCGGAAATCAGGGACTCTATGCAATCGACATACTTAGAAGTGATTCCTGGCTTATTACAGACATTCCGGAAGTTTTCAGATCTGAGAGAATTAAATGCATGGAAACCAATAAATCAGGCAATAAACTTGCCATCTTCTTCTCAAATCGATCATCCTGTATATTTAAGGTAGCGGAAATGGTCActtga
- a CDS encoding pyridoxine 4-dehydrogenase (similar to Saccharomyces cerevisiae YPR127W; ancestral locus Anc_3.462), translating to MSSSSPEIKMLRSELSKIPIGYGLMSFTWRAEPIPQEQAFPALKRGVEMAVKNGHKAFFNVGEFYGPDWSNLKLVRAFFEKYPALRESVIISCKGGMNNQTLSPKGRYDDVVSSVEKCVSEIGGPIDLFEVARLDKSICTGGAVYPYESFKALAAMVENGAIGGISLSEVTAEEIRAIAKDWHNYLVAVEIELSMFSPQVLTNGVAKTNSDFGLVTVAYSPLGRGLLTGQVKSTSDIPKGDFRSLLVRFSDDSLKKNLVLVEFLKEEIVAKRPADNPITLVEVSLGWVRHWNSRSEYANTHFLPIPSGSSVSKVEENMNEVKTVITKAEFQKITDFLKNFETTGDRYEVAH from the coding sequence atgagTTCAAGTTCACCAGAAATCAAGATGCTGAGAAGCGAACTATCGAAGATTCCAATAGGTTATGGTTTGATGTCTTTCACGTGGAGAGCTGAGCCCATTCCACAAGAGCAAGCATTCCcagctttgaaaagagGCGTGGAGATGGCAGTTAAGAACGGGCACAAAGCGTTTTTCAACGTTGGTGAGTTCTACGGTCCCGATTGGTCGAATTTAAAGCTGGTAAGAGCCTTTTTCGAGAAATATCCAGCTTTGAGAGAGAGCGTTATCATCAGCTGTAAAGGTGGAATGAACAATCAGACTCTGTCGCCAAAGGGTCGGTATGACGATGTTGTCAGCAGCGTGGAAAAATGTGTATCAGAGATTGGTGGTCCAATTGATTTGTTTGAAGTGGCCAGATTGGACAAAAGCATCTGCACAGGTGGTGCGGTTTACCCATACGAATCGTTCAAAGCCCTGGCAGCAATGGTGGAGAACGGTGCCATTGGCGGTATCTCTCTAAGTGAAGTGACAGCGGAGGAAATTCGCGCCATAGCCAAGGACTGGCACAATTACTTGGTGGCCGTTGAGATTGAATTGTCGATGTTTAGTCCTCAGGTTCTAACAAATGGCGTTGCAAAGACTAATAGCGATTTTGGTTTGGTTACTGTTGCATATTCCCCATTAGGGAGGGGATTGCTGACTGGGCAGGTGAAGAGTACTAGCGATATACCCAAAGGTGATTTTAGATCTTTATTGGTGAGATTTTCTGACGACAGTCTTAAAAAAAACCTGGTTCTCGTCGAGTTCTTGAAGGAGGAAATTGTTGCTAAGCGTCCGGCTGATAATCCAATTACCTTGGTGGAAGTTTCTTTGGGCTGGGTTAGACATTGGAATTCACGGAGTGAGTATGCCAATACTCATTTCCTGCCAATTCCAAGCGGTTCAAGtgtttcaaaagttgaGGAGAACATGAATGAAGTCAAAACCGTTATCACAAAGgcagaatttcaaaagattaccgacttcttgaaaaattttgaaaccaCCGGTGATCGCTATGAAGTGGCGCATTGA
- the NAT3 gene encoding peptide alpha-N-acetyltransferase complex B subunit NAT3 (similar to Saccharomyces cerevisiae NAT3 (YPR131C); ancestral locus Anc_3.465), which yields MKIENSITEKKVHFETEDNEKNQEMTSLQPFEATDLFRLNNINLDILTENFPLGFYFEYLVFWPQLFFKSIETTIDENDNCSNISGYMMAKTEGKGHDWHCHITAVTIAPTFRRVSLASRLCKALEAITDSRPHEVNFVDLFVKCNNYLAIKLYEKLGYSVFRRVIGYYSSGDDGYPTSLKNTDDNTDAFDMRKSMPRDKERSIRNDGRKHKCYPHDVRF from the coding sequence atgaaaatcgaaaattcaatcacagaaaaaaaggtcCATTTCGAAACtgaagataatgaaaagaaccAAGAAATGACATCATTACAGCCTTTTGAGGCCACGGATCTCTTCCGATTAAACAACATAAACCTAGATATACTAACGGAGAATTTTCCGTTGGGATTCTACTTCGAATACTTAGTATTCTGGCCTCAattattcttcaaaagtattGAAACGACAatagatgaaaatgataactGCAGTAATATATCTGGATACATGATGGCAAAAACAGAGGGAAAAGGCCATGACTGGCACTGTCATATAACTGCCGTCACGATTGCTCCAACATTTCGTAGAGTTTCGCTAGCGTCGAGACTTTGCAAAGCCCTTGAAGCAATTACGGATTCACGGCCTCACGAAGttaattttgttgatttatTTGTTAAGTGCAATAATTATTTAGCAATTAAACTCTACGAAAAATTGGGTTACAGTGTATTTAGGAGAGTAATCGGATACTACAGTTCGGGTGATGATGGTTATCCCACCAGTTTGAAGAACACAGATGACAATACCGACGCTTTTGATATGAGAAAGAGCATGCCAAGAGATAAAGAACGAAGTATTAGAAATGATGGAAGAAAGCACAAATGTTATCCACATGATGTAAGGTTTTGA
- the SPN1 gene encoding transcription factor SPN1 (similar to Saccharomyces cerevisiae SPN1 (YPR133C); ancestral locus Anc_3.468), translating to MEDEGLIRPEEGSNIDEALVERPENTESNNDDNQQDRQRKHIDADDSDEETDRLDVKNMSNFVPNGGKTGVNENSLEIDGSYRNRQELEDKLDRILKKPKVRRSRRDEDDLEQYLDEKVLRLKDEMNIAAQLDIETLNKRLDTGDNSLIVMQKVKLLPKVASALSKANLADTILDNNLLQSVRIWLEPLPDGSLPSFEIQKSLFAAIEKLPIKTEHLKESGLGRVVIFYTKSKRVEPQLARLADRIIAEWTRPIIGASDNYRDKRIMQLEFDAEKLRRKSALDSAKSRKRKAGNGKRASSHGSSAQTLYEQAAARRNRAAAPAQTTTDYKYAPTSNLNSTSNNARTTGVGTTLNNSEMYKRLSSRLNKNKRTAK from the coding sequence ATGGAGGACGAAGGACTTATAAGACCTGAAGAAGGCAGTAATATTGATGAAGCTTTGGTGGAAAGACCGGAGAATACAGAATCgaataatgatgataatcAACAGGACAgacaaagaaaacataTTGATGCGGATGACTCCGATGAGGAAACAGACAGATTAGATGTGAAGAATATGTCAAATTTTGTACCTAACGGCGGTAAAACTGGAGTCAATGAGAACTCACTAGAGATTGATGGATCGTATCGTAATCGTCAAGAGTTGGAAGATAAATTAGATCGTATCTTGAAGAAACCAAAAGTGAGAAGAAGTAGAcgtgatgaagatgatttagAGCAGTATTTAGATGAGAAGGTTTTGAGACTAAAGGACGAAATGAACATCGCAGCTCAGCTGGATATTGAAACCCTAAATAAAAGACTTGATACTGGAGATAATTCATTAATCGTTATGCAAAAGGTCAAATTACTCCCCAAAGTTGCAAGCGCTCTATCAAAAGCTAATTTAGCCGATACCATATTAGATAACAATCTATTACAAAGTGTACGGATTTGGTTGGAACCATTACCGGATGGATCATTACCATCCTtcgaaattcaaaagtCTTTATTTGCTGCAATAGAAAAACTGCCAATTAAAACTGAACATTTGAAAGAGAGCGGTCTCGGCAGAGTAGTAATTTTCTatacaaaatcaaaaagagTTGAACCCCAATTAGCAAGGCTTGCTGACAGGATTATTGCAGAATGGACTAGGCCAATTATTGGTGCCTCTGATAACTACAGAGATAAAAGAATCATGCAATTAGAATTTGATGCAGAGAAATTAAGAAGAAAATCCGCACTGGATTCCGCGAAGAGtagaaagagaaaagcTGGAAACGGTAAACGTGCAAGCTCCCATGGATCTTCAGCACAAACGTTATATGAACAAGCTGCTGCAAGAAGGAATAGAGCAGCTGCGCCAGCGCAAACGACCACAGACTACAAATATGCCCCAACGAGTAACCTGAATTCGACCTCAAACAACGCAAGAACAACCGGTGTAGGAACGACGCTAAACAATAGTGAAATGTACAAGAGACTATCATCCAGAttaaataaaaacaaaagaacCGCGAAATAG
- the SCD6 gene encoding Scd6p (similar to Saccharomyces cerevisiae SCD6 (YPR129W); ancestral locus Anc_3.464) yields MSQYIGKTISLISVTDNRYIGLLEDVDSDKGTVTLREVRCFGTEGRRNWGPEEIFPTPTVYKSVKFNGNEVKDLSILDCKLEDVQPLVPPPGAGQRSTAPVAPSAPHQVQPQVMHPQAQFSPQAQQVSQPPQASQPLQPSQPPQPLQHAQPQVPAAVAGYGVYAPNPSMVAPPAAVSTEQTVKPKQPRKEKTLSKNRNQDRQPKGHSGSTEKKVEIPTEDFDFQTSNAKFAKDGKTGSVPEDDSHGHPETPSEKSGDADDFYNQKSSFFDSISTSTETNTNMRWQEEKEMNLDTFGQASARPRFGGRGGHRGGRGGRGRGRGRGGSSGRGRGGYNFGNNNNNYGSHQTQNQNIEF; encoded by the coding sequence ATGTCTCAGTACATTGGGAAAACAATTTCCCTAATCTCCGTCACAGATAACAGGTACATTGGATTACTGGAGGATGTTGATTCAGACAAAGGCACAGTCACTTTGAGAGAGGTGCGCTGCTTTGGCACAGAGGGTCGTCGAAATTGGGGGCCGGAAGAAATCTTTCCGACTCCAACAGTCTACAAGTCTGTCAAATTTAACGGTAATGAGGTCAAGGATTTGAGTATCCTAGATTGTAAGCTAGAAGATGTTCAGCCGCTTGTTCCCCCTCCAGGTGCGGGACAACGAAGCACAGCACCAGTAGCCCCTTCGGCACCTCATCAAGTGCAGCCTCAGGTGATGCATCCACAAGCACAATTTTCGCCACAGGCCCAACAAGTTTCACAGCCTCCACAAGCATCCCAACCTCTGCAACCTTCGCAGCCTCCTCAACCTTTACAACATGCCCAACCACAAGTGCCTGCAGCGGTTGCCGGTTATGGAGTATACGCTCCTAACCCATCTATGGTCGCTCCCCCTGCTGCTGTAAGTACAGAACAAACTGTAAAACCGAAACAACCACGAAAGGAAAAGACATTGTCAAAGAACCGTAATCAAGATCGACAACCAAAGGGCCACAGTGGCTCGACTGAGAAGAAAGTCGAAATTCCAACAGAAGATTTCGATTTTCAAACTAGCAATGCgaaatttgcaaaagaCGGTAAAACTGGAAGTGTTCCAGAAGATGATTCGCATGGTCATCCGGAAACGCCATCAGAAAAATCAGGTGATGCGGATGACTTTTACAACCAAAAATCATCGTTCTTCGATTCTATTTCTACCTCTACTGAAACCAATACGAACATGAGATGGcaagaggagaaagaaatgaatttgGATACCTTTGGGCAAGCATCTGCAAGGCCGCGATTTGGAGGTCGTGGCGGTCACAGAGGCGGCAGAGGTGGAAGAGGTCGTGGTAGAGGCAGAGGTGGCTCAAGTGGCAGAGGCAGAGGTGGATATAATTTTGgcaacaacaataacaacTATGGCAGCCATCAAACTCAAAACCAAAACATTGAATTTTAG